Part of the Pseudomonas sp. ADAK13 genome is shown below.
CCGCTGCTGGTGCGCTTTGGCGCCAACACCCTCAAAACCTTCAAGGAACGCTCCGACGGCGACCCGGCGCTGGGGGAAAACGACATCTACTTCATCGACATGGGCGCCGTGTGGCAAGGCCATGAAGGTGATGCGGGTGCGACCTTCAGCACCGGCAACAACCCCGAGATGGCCGCGTGCGCGAGCGCGGCGAAAGAGTTGTTCGACCGGGTTGAACAGCGCTGGAGGAACGACAAAGTCGTCGGCCTGGAGCTGTATCGTTTTGCCGAAGAGCAAGCAAAGGAAATGGGTTGGGTGCTGAACCTGGACATCAAAGGGCATCGCGTCAGCGATTACCCCCATGCGATTTATCGTGGCGGTGATCTTGGGGATTTTGACCACTATCCGAATGAAGGGCTGTGGATTCTTGAGATACAGATTGCGCACCCGAGCGGAGCTTATGGTGCGTTTTACGAAGATTTGCTGGCTTAACTTTTCAAGGAATAAAGATGGAACGCTCGACCGAATTTCCCGTGCTGTTGTTTTCCTACGGCACGTTGCAGGACAAGGCCGTTCAACTGTCCAACTTTGGGCGGGAGCTGGCGGGTCAGCAGGATGCGATGCTGGGGTACTCGAAAAGCTGGGTGGAGATTACGGATCCTGAGGTGTTGGCGGCCAGTGGCAAAACTCATCATCCGATCGTTGCTCCCAGCGGGCGCAATGAAGACAGTGTTGAAGGGATGGTGTTTCAGATTACCGAGCAGGAACTGGCAGCGGCGGATGCGTATGAGGTGTCGGACTATAAACGGGTTTCGGTGGGGTTGGCTTCAGGGTTGACGGCTTGGGTGTATGTGCAGGCGTGAGAGCGTGTAGTTCGTCAACCGGAGTGATTTCCTACAGATCAATCGGAAGGTGTGCACTCCCCGCTTGTTGATGCCAAGCCTATAGTCCCTCGGTCGCCCTCATGGCGACCGAGTTTGGCGACTCGAAGACAAATCTGAAAACTAAAACTCGGCGAACCAGTTTTCCAGGTGACGGCTGTTTTATGAAGGACTAGCTTGAAAAAGGTTAGTCAACTTTTCTATTTGTCTCAGATGGACTCCTGCATGAATCAATACATGGCACTCACCAGCAACGACTCCACCACACCCGCCCTTTTCGTAGACACCACAGCACCGCTGGACGTCTTGCTTGATGCTGCAAACTATCGGATTCGCGCCGTAACCC
Proteins encoded:
- a CDS encoding gamma-glutamylcyclotransferase family protein, whose translation is MERSTEFPVLLFSYGTLQDKAVQLSNFGRELAGQQDAMLGYSKSWVEITDPEVLAASGKTHHPIVAPSGRNEDSVEGMVFQITEQELAAADAYEVSDYKRVSVGLASGLTAWVYVQA
- a CDS encoding M24 family metallopeptidase yields the protein MTAQSSKEAVGVAYSIDSMRYAQAMTWRAIEALSKLIRPGMLESEARELGKKVLADLDMQRIWHPLLVRFGANTLKTFKERSDGDPALGENDIYFIDMGAVWQGHEGDAGATFSTGNNPEMAACASAAKELFDRVEQRWRNDKVVGLELYRFAEEQAKEMGWVLNLDIKGHRVSDYPHAIYRGGDLGDFDHYPNEGLWILEIQIAHPSGAYGAFYEDLLA